Below is a genomic region from Limisphaera ngatamarikiensis.
ATCCGGACCGGCTGCAGGGGGAGGTGCGGTCGGCGGTGGTGGTGCAGACGCCGGAGCTGATCATCCATGACCTGGACGGGAATCTTGTCCGGGACGGTCGGTGGGTGTACAGTTGGGATGCTGAGAACCGGCTGGTGCGCGTGATGAGCTGGGGCAACCTGGATCGGCGTCGGGTGGACTGGACGTACGATGCGTTGGGGCGTCGGGTGCGGCAGGTGCGGTACGTCTGGACCAGCCGCACGTGGCAGGTGGTGGAGGATCTGAAGCTGGTGAGTGATCCCGTGTGGTTTGGTCGTCACATTGCGGAGCTGAACGGGACGAACGGTGCGGTGGTGCGTTCGTACGTGTGGGGATTGGATGTTNNNNNNNNNNNNNNNNNNNNNNNNNNNNNNNNNNNNNNNNNNNNNNNNNNNNNNNNNNNNNNNNNNNNNNNNNNNNNNNNNNNNNNNNNNNNNNNNNNNNNNNNNNNNNNNNNNNNNNNNNNNNNNNNNNNNNNNNNNNNNNNNNNNNNNNNNNNNNNNNNNNNNNNNNNNNNNNNNNNNNNNNNNNNNNNNNNNNNNNNNNCCCGTTTGTGGAGCCCTTGCGGCTGACGGGCCCTGCGACCGGTTCGAATCCGTTCCGGTTCAGCACGAAGCGGACGGAGGACGGCACGGGCTTGGTGCTGTACGAATACCGCGCCTACAGTCCCGCCCTGGGAAGGTGGTTGAGCAGGGATCCCATGGTTGAACGCGGAGGGTTGAACTTGTGCGGATTCGTGGGAAACAATCCGATCGACGTTATTGAATACCTCGGCTTGAAATGCGTAGAGGCAACTGGAAAGAATGGTCGTCCCAGAATTGTGTTCGACCCCTCGCCACCAAACGGAGGATGGACAATCAGTGGTCTATACTTCACGATGAATCCTGAGGATGACACTTACGATGGGATTGCCATGATGTCTGGATTAGAGCTTACCTGGTCTGCATCGGTCGCAGTTCTCTGTAAATGTAGTGATGGCTGCTACCACATAAAGCGAGGAACAAGAGTTTCCGAAGCAACAGTCCAATATGAGGTCTTCGCTTACCAAGCGGGAGCGATGCCAATAACCATCCCGACTCCAACAACACTGGGTGAACTCATCGGGGAAGGTATTGCAGCTGTCTTGGATGCATATTTGCCCAGGCCCATGTCGATCTGCCCAGAGGATCTTAGAGAATTGGCGTCCAGAGTCAGGGCTACGAAGTCAAAGAATCCGTGGGATGGGAGATGGAAAGGAGGAAGATCACCGTGCCAAGA
It encodes:
- a CDS encoding RHS repeat-associated core domain-containing protein: PFVEPLRLTGPATGSNPFRFSTKRTEDGTGLVLYEYRAYSPALGRWLSRDPMVERGGLNLCGFVGNNPIDVIEYLGLKCVEATGKNGRPRIVFDPSPPNGGWTISGLYFTMNPEDDTYDGIAMMSGLELTWSASVAVLCKCSDGCYHIKRGTRVSEATVQYEVFAYQAGAMPITIPTPTTLGELIGEGIAAVLDAYLPRPMSICPEDLRELASRVRATKSKNPWDGRWKGGRSPCQEAN